A DNA window from Rhineura floridana isolate rRhiFlo1 chromosome 11, rRhiFlo1.hap2, whole genome shotgun sequence contains the following coding sequences:
- the LOC133366373 gene encoding putative protein FAM10A4, with amino-acid sequence MDLKNVGDLQALLNLYKQDPTLLRSKQMSFLRDSLESMGDTISGFQRIEAFPLKLGKVEGKPADQLTSEESDLEMDEDGIIKPDEDDPQEMGDENVEVTLDMKSNAEQKNEEAYTALDTGDLQNAIDLFTEAIKLNPLSSLLYTNRASVFVKMQKPNAAIRDCNKASELNPDDAQAYKWRGKAHMLLGHWEEAAEELALACIWDYDEDTNALLKEVQPRALKMIEHHTKYKRKRTLKNIQKIQETLDWIKSILEEQEKAQSEENTWQWMTRICQRYLDFFMAIMDPRIILAWLDVTWNPDNISKYRDNHKFMKFIGQVD; translated from the coding sequence ATGGATCTTAAAAACGTTGGTGATCTTCAAGCCTTGCTCAATCTGTACAAACAGGATCCAACACTACTGAGATCAAAACAAATGAGTTTCCTAAGGGATTCATTGGAGAGCATGGGGGACACCATCTCAGGGTTCCAGAGAATTGAAGCTTTTCCTTTGAAACTTGGTAAAGTTGAAGGGAAACCAGCAGATCAACTTACTAGTGAAGAGAGTGATTTAGAGATGGATGAGGATGGAATTATCAAACCAGATGAAGATGATCCCCAGGAAATGGGAGATGAAAATGTGGAGGTGACACTCGATATGAAAAGCAATGCTGAGCAGAAGAACGAAGAGGCCTATACTGCCCTTGATACAGGAGACCTGCAGAATGCTATTGACCTGTTTACGGAGGCTATCAAGTTgaatcccctctcctctctcttgtaCACCAACCGAGCCAGTgtctttgtcaaaatgcaaaagcCCAATGCTGCCATTAGAGACTGCAACAAAGCCTCAGAGCTCAATCCCGATGATGCACAAGCCTATAAATGGAGAGGGAAAGCGCATATGCTTCTGGGCCATTGGGAAGAAGCTGCCGAAGAACTTGCGTTGGCCTGTATATGGGATTATGATGAAGATACCAATGCCCTGCTAAAGGAAGTGCAACCCAGGGCCCTGAAGATGATCGAACACCACACCAAATATAAGAGAAAGCGTACACTGAAGAATATCCAGAAGATCCAGGAGACACTAGACTGGATTAAAAGTATCCTGGAAGAACAAGAGAAAGCACAAAGTGAGGAGAATACTTGGCAGTGGATGACTCGAATCTGTCAGAGGTACTTGGACTTTTTTATGGCCATAATGGATCCAAGGATTATCCTGGCATGGCTGGATGTGACCTGGAACCCGGATAATATCTCCAAATATCGAGATAACCACAAGTTTATGAAGTTCATTGGTCAGGTTGATTGA